The following proteins come from a genomic window of Dreissena polymorpha isolate Duluth1 chromosome 1, UMN_Dpol_1.0, whole genome shotgun sequence:
- the LOC127871984 gene encoding uncharacterized protein LOC127871984: MSGFIERVKISKVLLMQDMDLTEKFVGKSLDEIGSILFEDILTSGPETCCNENRAESQAEVDAEHTSLEGQAEVDAEHTSLEGQAEVDAEHTSLDAPDGYGSMDEDDHTISNGDEEEFEGKRKRKPPKKGCKRQKFTEVETEEIKTYFSEYLKSGICPRKQQVEDAKQKSRKKTGQIWKRSIDKIIKKISAMNHKKK; this comes from the exons ATGTCTGGCTTCATTGAAAGAGTCAAAATCAGCAAAGTATTGCTGATGCAAGACATGGACCTTACAGAAAAGTTTGTAGGAAAGAGCCTTGATGAAATTGGGAGCATTCTTTTTGAAG ACATTTTAACATCTGGTCCAGAGACATGTTGTAATGAAAATAGAGCAGAAAGTCAAGCAGAAGTCGATGCTGAGCACACAAGTCTTGAAG GTCAAGCAGAAGTCGATGCTGAGCACACAAGTCTTGAAGGTCAAGCAGAAGTCGATGCTGAGCACACAAGTCTTGATGCCCCAGATGGCTATGg AAGCATGGACGAAGATGACCACACTATATCAAATGGGGATGAAGAGGAATTTGAGGgaaagagaaaaaggaagcccccCAAAAAAGGCTGCAAACGTCAGAAATTCACAGAGGTAGAAACGGAGGAAATAAAAACTTACTTTAGTGAATATCTAAAAAGTGGAATTTGTCCGCGGAAACAGCAGGTTGAAGATGCCAAACAGAAAAGTCgtaagaaaactgggcaaatATGGAAAAGGTCAATCGACAAGATAATTAAGAAAATTAGTGCAATGaatcataagaaaaaataa